The following proteins are encoded in a genomic region of uncultured Ilyobacter sp.:
- a CDS encoding mechanosensitive ion channel family protein, producing MVADTFLEIFSKEIILNLIIRTLIFSAVVMLTLFFVKISRKVMDSNHKLKELDPTQFTFIKHFLAGIIYFIGLLSAVYTIPSFRSLVVSIFAGSGVLAIIIGFASQQAFSNIVSGIFIAIFKPFRIGDRVKLIGKETFGMIEDITLRHTMIRTFENKRIIIPNSVISNEIIENSNIVEDKVCNHLEIGISYDSDEDKAIQIIREEAMKHPSFFDNRTFEEINAGDPSVNVRVVGFGDSSVNLKAWVWSRDSASGFVMKCDLNKSIKQRFDSEGIEIPFPYRTIVFKKDEEQNKNTGESEN from the coding sequence ATGGTTGCAGATACATTTTTAGAGATATTCAGTAAAGAAATAATTTTAAATCTAATCATCAGAACTCTCATATTTTCAGCTGTGGTTATGCTGACTCTGTTTTTCGTGAAAATTTCTAGAAAGGTAATGGACAGCAATCATAAACTTAAGGAGCTTGACCCCACGCAATTTACCTTTATAAAACACTTTTTGGCAGGAATAATTTATTTTATAGGTCTCTTGTCTGCAGTGTACACCATCCCTTCATTCAGAAGTTTAGTGGTTTCCATCTTTGCAGGTTCCGGTGTCCTCGCCATTATTATCGGTTTTGCATCTCAGCAGGCTTTTTCAAACATAGTAAGTGGAATTTTTATAGCTATTTTCAAACCCTTTAGAATTGGAGACCGAGTAAAATTAATCGGAAAAGAAACCTTTGGAATGATAGAGGATATAACTCTTCGGCACACGATGATAAGGACATTTGAAAACAAACGGATAATAATCCCAAATTCGGTTATAAGTAATGAAATCATAGAAAACTCAAATATAGTGGAAGATAAGGTGTGCAATCACTTAGAAATAGGCATCAGTTATGACTCTGATGAGGACAAGGCCATCCAGATAATAAGAGAAGAAGCTATGAAACATCCTTCATTTTTTGATAACAGGACTTTTGAAGAAATAAATGCAGGAGATCCCTCTGTAAATGTTAGAGTAGTCGGATTCGGAGACTCTTCTGTAAACTTGAAAGCCTGGGTTTGGTCTAGAGACAGCGCATCTGGCTTTGTAATGAAATGCGATCTGAATAAAAGTATCAAGCAGAGATTTGATAGCGAGGGAATAGAGATTCCTTTCCCTTACAGGACTATTGTGTTTAAAAAAGACGAAGAACAAAATAAAAATACCGGTGAAAGTGAGAACTAG
- a CDS encoding transposase — protein MNKDYLNIYANFLIASSKYAHSTDLQKITEDRYSKDKIYRFLSSGEFCEKNFWLTIKPILKSIQNNNACISVDDTIIEKPHTKENDVVSYCYDHTKSKCVKGVNLLSVTYKTSEASLPINYRVIRKNKISTDHDTNKTKKKSALTKNQHFRNMLKTIKGNKIKYRYVLADSWFSSNENFKYIHNDLDKCFVFAVRSNRLFKFTGEDDSQYRKLSSFDFLPETAYAIEFKGVSFPLYLSKQVFKNEDGKEAVLHLVTNDEYLSYDNMVKIYQKRWDIEVYHKSLKQNCSLGKSSVRTVKTILGHIFCSIYAYVLLEKLKLKKKQNQFKLSTTYYLMGLEKTFKSLSLDLKSA, from the coding sequence ATGAATAAAGACTACTTAAATATTTATGCTAATTTTTTAATTGCATCTTCAAAATATGCTCATTCTACAGATCTTCAAAAAATAACAGAAGATAGATACTCTAAGGACAAAATATACCGTTTTTTAAGTTCTGGTGAATTTTGTGAAAAAAACTTTTGGTTAACGATTAAACCTATCCTTAAAAGTATCCAGAATAATAACGCCTGTATATCTGTAGATGATACTATTATTGAAAAACCTCACACGAAAGAAAATGATGTTGTTTCCTATTGCTATGACCACACCAAATCTAAATGTGTTAAAGGTGTAAATTTACTTTCTGTTACCTACAAAACAAGCGAGGCTTCTCTACCAATCAATTACAGAGTTATCAGAAAGAATAAAATTTCAACTGACCATGACACCAATAAAACAAAAAAGAAGTCAGCTCTTACAAAAAATCAACATTTTAGAAATATGCTAAAGACTATTAAAGGCAATAAAATTAAGTATAGATACGTCCTAGCAGACTCTTGGTTCTCTTCCAATGAGAATTTTAAGTATATCCACAATGATTTAGATAAATGTTTTGTTTTCGCTGTAAGATCAAATAGACTTTTTAAATTTACAGGAGAAGACGACTCCCAATACAGAAAGTTATCATCTTTTGATTTTCTACCTGAAACAGCTTACGCGATAGAGTTTAAAGGGGTTTCTTTCCCATTATATTTATCGAAGCAGGTCTTCAAAAATGAAGATGGAAAAGAAGCTGTTTTACACCTTGTAACAAATGATGAATACTTAAGTTATGACAATATGGTTAAGATCTACCAAAAAAGGTGGGATATCGAAGTATATCATAAATCATTAAAACAAAACTGTTCCCTAGGAAAATCCTCAGTAAGAACAGTGAAGACAATACTAGGTCATATATTTTGTTCAATCTATGCTTATGTATTGTTAGAAAAACTAAAGTTAAAAAAGAAACAAAATCAATTTAAATTAAGCACTACATACTATTTAATGGGTTTAGAAAAGACATTTAAATCATTATCTCTTGATTTAAAATCCGCTTAA
- a CDS encoding DUF188 domain-containing protein translates to MRIIIDADACPKAVKKICEEQAIKHGIELIMVVDEAHEIYGNFTVIKVGQGLDSVDHKIITTCIEGDIIVTQDYGLASILLQKASGIIHPKGFLYTIFNIESLIFQRHMGQKIRKAGGRTKGPKKRTGNEDREFEKILVSLLEKRR, encoded by the coding sequence ATGAGAATAATAATAGATGCCGATGCCTGTCCAAAAGCTGTAAAGAAAATATGCGAAGAGCAGGCCATAAAACACGGAATAGAGCTGATCATGGTAGTGGATGAAGCCCACGAAATATATGGAAACTTCACTGTGATAAAGGTAGGACAGGGTCTAGATTCTGTGGACCACAAAATAATTACCACCTGTATAGAGGGTGACATCATAGTTACCCAAGACTACGGACTGGCCTCTATACTTCTTCAAAAGGCTTCAGGAATCATCCACCCAAAGGGCTTTCTTTACACAATTTTTAATATCGAGTCCCTCATATTTCAGAGACATATGGGCCAGAAAATAAGAAAAGCAGGGGGAAGAACCAAGGGACCCAAAAAAAGAACCGGAAATGAAGACAGAGAGTTTGAAAAAATACTAGTCTCTCTTCTAGAAAAAAGACGTTAA
- a CDS encoding response regulator, giving the protein MSTIYIVDDDPSIVTILKDILNKYFKGSLIGSSFNGEDAIEEIKMLKPNIVLLDFLLPDKDGLQVIKAIREEYDQGIIMISEVSDKQMIAKAYKKDIEFFISKPINVVEVVSVIKKVIEHLKIKGALSQFEDALSILKNNLGSEEKPAVRYEEKLKKLYSKLGIIGSSGCDELIKAVIWSKSQGSDYSLSDMYKALIDDGDGIQQIDAVKKRIGRVITKAFKSMASLGVEDSMNPLFEDYASQLFDFTEMRKEMRNITGESKQPGKIHVKQFIESSLVLIED; this is encoded by the coding sequence ATGTCAACAATTTATATAGTAGATGATGATCCTAGTATTGTTACTATTTTAAAAGATATTCTGAATAAGTATTTCAAAGGATCATTAATCGGCAGTTCTTTTAATGGTGAAGATGCAATTGAAGAGATAAAGATGCTTAAACCTAATATAGTATTGTTAGACTTTTTATTGCCAGATAAAGACGGTCTTCAGGTGATAAAAGCCATAAGGGAAGAATATGACCAGGGAATTATTATGATTTCTGAGGTGTCAGACAAACAGATGATTGCAAAGGCTTACAAGAAAGACATAGAGTTTTTTATATCCAAGCCGATTAATGTTGTAGAGGTTGTTTCTGTTATAAAAAAGGTGATAGAACATCTGAAAATAAAAGGTGCACTGAGTCAATTTGAAGATGCCTTGAGTATATTGAAAAATAACTTGGGATCAGAGGAAAAACCTGCGGTTAGATATGAAGAAAAGTTAAAAAAACTCTATAGTAAACTCGGCATAATCGGTTCTAGTGGATGCGATGAACTCATTAAGGCTGTAATATGGTCTAAATCACAAGGGTCTGACTATTCTTTATCGGATATGTACAAGGCATTAATTGATGATGGAGATGGGATACAGCAGATAGATGCAGTAAAAAAACGTATTGGAAGGGTTATCACAAAGGCATTTAAGTCTATGGCATCTTTGGGAGTAGAAGACTCTATGAACCCCCTCTTTGAAGATTATGCCAGCCAATTATTTGATTTTACTGAAATGAGAAAAGAAATGAGGAATATAACTGGGGAGTCAAAGCAACCTGGGAAAATACATGTAAAACAGTTTATAGAGAGCAGTCTTGTACTAATCGAAGATTAA
- a CDS encoding TRAP transporter permease → MSEKDENIASELLLEETGKIRQNRKIDRLLISGISILWAIFQLALPKFLILDSVSTRAVHLTFAIVLAFLSIPAVKKPVKKLKFLHRVDYIPLSDMLLAFVSIGVILYIIIDKGGIASRSGMPNQVDYIFGISTVIFVLLAAYRMIGTALPIISILISTYAFMGPNMPGIFAFKGVSLTKYISQISLSTEGIYGIPLDVSANTVFLFVLLGALLDKVGAGQFFNDLSFSLLGKYKGGPAKASVVSSGLSGLISGSSIANVVTTGTFTIPLMKKAGYPAKIAAATEVAASTNGQLMPPIMGAAAFIIAEYLGISYIEVIKAAAVPAFVSYFALFYITHLEALKLGLKGLPKADLPNFFKTVKSGGHYLIPLGMLVYELMVMRHSPKLSAFNAIMVLFVVALAQEIFRANKRGEDFATGLKNGMKIITDGLINGSRNMMGVALATAAAGIVVGVVSMGIGSMIVQIVEVLSQGNIFLLLFITAVASLILGMGLPTTATYIVMASITVPVIIKLSAVYALNPVAPVAAHLFCFYFGILADDTPPVGLAAYTAAAIAESDPISTGIQGFIYDLRTAVIPFMFVFNPDLVLVGINNWPEALLIFAMACLGSFAFTSLSQGWFLVKNKWYELPLFAIITLILFFPGILSILFKLPMENRYYFYSIGLVLYGIVYLMQNSRKKGEVLADMSV, encoded by the coding sequence ATGTCTGAAAAAGATGAAAATATAGCGTCAGAACTTTTGCTAGAAGAAACTGGTAAAATAAGACAGAATAGAAAAATAGATAGACTTTTAATATCCGGAATATCAATTTTATGGGCGATATTTCAATTGGCACTACCTAAATTTTTAATATTAGACAGTGTCTCTACCAGAGCTGTACATCTTACCTTTGCAATTGTATTGGCTTTTCTGAGTATTCCTGCAGTAAAGAAGCCTGTAAAAAAATTAAAATTTTTACATAGGGTGGACTATATTCCCCTATCTGACATGCTCCTTGCCTTTGTATCTATAGGGGTAATTCTTTATATTATTATCGATAAAGGGGGAATAGCCTCAAGGTCTGGAATGCCAAATCAAGTTGACTATATTTTTGGTATAAGCACGGTTATATTTGTACTTCTAGCAGCTTATAGAATGATCGGTACGGCCTTACCTATAATATCGATACTTATATCGACATATGCCTTTATGGGGCCGAATATGCCTGGAATATTTGCTTTTAAAGGGGTATCGCTTACAAAATATATCAGCCAAATATCCTTATCCACAGAGGGAATATATGGAATTCCCTTGGATGTTTCAGCAAACACGGTATTTTTGTTTGTATTACTTGGAGCACTTCTTGATAAAGTGGGGGCAGGACAGTTTTTTAATGATCTATCCTTCTCATTGCTTGGAAAATACAAAGGGGGACCTGCAAAAGCCTCTGTCGTATCAAGTGGCTTAAGTGGACTTATTTCTGGGTCTAGTATAGCAAATGTAGTTACTACGGGAACTTTTACAATTCCTTTGATGAAAAAAGCAGGATATCCAGCCAAAATAGCTGCAGCTACAGAGGTGGCTGCAAGTACAAATGGTCAACTGATGCCCCCTATAATGGGAGCCGCAGCCTTTATTATTGCCGAATACCTTGGTATTTCATATATAGAAGTTATAAAGGCAGCAGCGGTACCCGCCTTTGTATCATACTTTGCTTTATTTTACATAACTCATTTAGAAGCTTTAAAATTAGGCTTAAAGGGTCTTCCAAAAGCCGACCTTCCTAATTTTTTTAAGACGGTTAAATCAGGGGGGCACTATTTGATACCTCTTGGGATGCTTGTATATGAACTTATGGTAATGAGACATTCACCAAAACTTTCAGCTTTTAACGCTATAATGGTTTTATTCGTTGTGGCACTTGCACAAGAAATTTTTAGAGCGAACAAGAGAGGTGAAGACTTTGCAACAGGTCTAAAGAATGGAATGAAAATCATTACTGATGGTCTTATAAACGGTTCTAGAAATATGATGGGTGTCGCTTTAGCAACAGCTGCAGCGGGAATAGTGGTAGGAGTTGTTTCTATGGGTATAGGAAGTATGATAGTACAGATAGTAGAAGTACTTTCCCAAGGAAATATTTTCCTATTGTTGTTCATAACCGCAGTTGCGAGCTTAATACTGGGAATGGGACTCCCTACAACTGCGACATATATAGTTATGGCATCAATTACAGTTCCTGTAATTATAAAGCTGAGTGCAGTCTATGCACTAAATCCAGTAGCTCCAGTGGCGGCACATCTCTTCTGTTTTTATTTTGGAATTTTGGCAGATGATACCCCACCTGTTGGACTGGCCGCCTATACTGCGGCTGCAATAGCTGAATCTGATCCAATTTCAACAGGGATTCAAGGATTCATATATGACTTAAGAACAGCGGTAATACCATTTATGTTTGTATTTAATCCAGATTTAGTTCTTGTTGGAATAAATAACTGGCCAGAAGCCCTCTTGATATTTGCAATGGCTTGTTTGGGATCATTTGCATTTACAAGTCTTTCTCAAGGGTGGTTTCTTGTTAAAAATAAGTGGTATGAACTGCCACTATTTGCAATTATAACATTGATTTTATTTTTCCCAGGGATATTATCTATTTTATTCAAGCTTCCAATGGAGAATAGATATTACTTTTATAGTATAGGTCTTGTACTTTATGGAATAGTCTACTTGATGCAGAACTCTAGAAAAAAGGGTGAAGTGCTAGCAGATATGAGTGTATAA
- a CDS encoding cation:proton antiporter, giving the protein MHYLNEGNILLFLIQLFVILSLSKFFGILLKRIKQPTVTSDILIGVFLGPTILGRVFPAFQLKLFPIDAIQQNMIETVGWLGLFLLLMTTGLEINFSSVWKQKKDALKISLSDIIIPIMVSVFPILLLPDKYLIMPENRITFSFFVATIMTISAMPVAIRGLHDLNILKSDTGFLIVSALTINDVIGWIIFTIILSIFTQESLQIDKIAYIIIFTLLFVYMALFHVKKLLNAFLFKISEQRLETTAEALSVVILLGIAFGIITMKIGIHSLFGFFIAGILAGESKYFSQKSRTSIEQIVYAIFAPIFFVNIGLKIDFLANFDIFLAFLITAIGIFGRFLGAWVGSFFSKKSKIDKLIISVAHVPGGEMHIVVSLLALEYGLISKEIFIAIVFGAIFSSIIMGPWLAFLIKKSKNISLKEFLSKKLIIQDLDAITPSEAIEKISALISANKKIEYEVIKTQVLSRENMSNTSIEEGIALPHARLEIIDKPVIAFAFSKEGIYWNSPDGKKTKFIFLILTPKNDNIIQLKIIRELITLIKNKEVQNNISAQRTGDSIYKILIKNS; this is encoded by the coding sequence ATGCACTATCTAAATGAAGGCAATATACTTTTATTTCTTATACAGCTTTTTGTCATACTATCGCTGTCAAAATTTTTTGGTATCTTATTAAAAAGAATAAAACAACCTACTGTTACCTCAGACATACTCATCGGCGTATTTTTAGGGCCTACTATTTTAGGAAGAGTTTTTCCCGCATTCCAGCTAAAACTTTTTCCAATAGATGCTATACAGCAAAACATGATAGAAACAGTGGGATGGCTCGGCTTATTTCTTTTATTGATGACTACAGGTTTAGAGATTAATTTTTCCAGCGTATGGAAGCAAAAAAAAGATGCCCTGAAAATATCACTTTCTGACATCATAATTCCCATAATGGTTTCAGTTTTTCCGATACTTCTTTTACCTGACAAATATTTGATAATGCCAGAAAACAGAATAACATTCTCTTTTTTTGTGGCTACAATAATGACCATCAGTGCTATGCCTGTTGCAATAAGAGGTCTACATGACCTTAATATTTTAAAAAGTGACACTGGCTTCCTTATCGTCTCAGCTTTGACCATAAACGATGTTATTGGATGGATAATTTTTACAATCATATTATCTATATTTACTCAGGAAAGCCTTCAAATAGATAAAATAGCATACATCATAATTTTCACCTTGCTTTTTGTTTACATGGCTCTATTTCATGTGAAAAAACTTTTAAACGCATTTCTTTTTAAAATAAGCGAACAAAGACTTGAAACCACTGCTGAAGCTCTCAGTGTAGTTATACTTTTAGGAATAGCTTTCGGAATAATAACTATGAAAATTGGAATACATTCACTTTTCGGATTTTTCATAGCAGGAATCTTGGCAGGGGAATCAAAATATTTTTCTCAAAAATCCAGAACCTCTATAGAACAGATTGTCTACGCCATTTTCGCACCTATATTTTTTGTCAATATCGGACTAAAAATAGACTTCCTTGCAAACTTTGATATTTTTCTTGCTTTCCTTATAACTGCAATAGGAATTTTTGGGAGATTTTTAGGAGCCTGGGTTGGTTCATTTTTTTCAAAAAAATCAAAAATCGATAAGCTGATAATAAGTGTCGCCCATGTTCCCGGTGGAGAGATGCATATAGTAGTCAGCCTCTTAGCATTAGAATACGGATTAATCTCAAAAGAGATTTTTATTGCTATTGTTTTCGGAGCAATTTTTTCATCTATCATTATGGGGCCGTGGCTTGCATTTTTAATAAAAAAATCTAAAAATATATCCCTGAAAGAATTCTTGTCAAAAAAATTGATCATTCAAGATCTAGATGCAATTACACCTAGCGAAGCTATTGAAAAAATATCCGCCTTGATCAGTGCCAATAAAAAAATAGAATATGAAGTAATAAAAACACAGGTACTAAGCAGAGAAAATATGAGCAACACCTCTATCGAAGAGGGGATAGCCCTGCCTCATGCCAGGCTTGAAATTATAGACAAACCAGTTATCGCCTTTGCATTTTCCAAAGAAGGTATATACTGGAACTCTCCTGACGGTAAAAAAACAAAATTTATATTTTTGATTTTGACTCCAAAAAATGACAACATTATCCAGCTCAAAATAATAAGGGAGCTTATTACATTGATAAAAAACAAAGAAGTCCAAAACAACATCTCTGCTCAAAGAACCGGTGATTCCATATACAAAATTTTAATTAAAAACTCATAA
- the mglB gene encoding galactose/glucose ABC transporter substrate-binding protein MglB — MKKLGLFLASLVLVAGLTGCGEKKAAESKKDVKTIGFTIYKYDDNFMALVRQAIEGAGTAAGDGVKILMNDSQNDQSKQNDQIDVMISKGVDSLAINLVDPAAAQTIINKAKKENIPVVFYNKEPSQEALGSYEQAYYVGTESKEAGVIQGDLVAKQWVANPQWDLNGDGKIQYVLLKGEPGHPDAEARTEYVVKTLNEEHNIGTQELHMDTAMWDTAQAKDKVEAWLSGPNAKKIEVVICNNDGMAMGAVEALKANKREELPVFGVDALAEALVLIEEGKMAGTVLNDAPNQGQATFDLALNLANGKEATEGTEWEMQDKAVRVPYVGVDKDNLKEFK; from the coding sequence ATGAAAAAATTAGGATTGTTTCTTGCATCATTGGTGTTGGTGGCAGGCTTAACTGGCTGTGGCGAAAAAAAAGCAGCTGAAAGCAAAAAAGATGTTAAAACAATAGGATTTACAATTTATAAGTATGACGACAACTTTATGGCTCTGGTAAGACAGGCTATAGAGGGAGCTGGAACAGCTGCAGGAGATGGGGTAAAAATACTTATGAATGATTCTCAAAATGACCAGTCTAAACAGAATGATCAGATAGATGTAATGATATCAAAAGGAGTAGATTCCCTGGCAATAAACCTAGTAGACCCAGCTGCGGCTCAGACAATAATAAACAAGGCCAAGAAAGAGAATATACCTGTTGTATTTTATAACAAAGAACCTTCTCAAGAGGCTCTAGGAAGCTATGAGCAGGCTTACTATGTGGGGACTGAGTCAAAAGAAGCTGGAGTAATACAGGGAGACCTAGTTGCAAAACAATGGGTTGCAAACCCTCAGTGGGATCTAAATGGAGACGGGAAAATACAGTATGTTCTTCTTAAAGGTGAACCTGGACATCCAGATGCTGAAGCAAGAACTGAATATGTTGTGAAAACTTTAAATGAAGAGCATAATATAGGTACTCAGGAACTTCACATGGATACAGCAATGTGGGATACTGCCCAGGCTAAAGATAAGGTAGAGGCTTGGCTTTCAGGACCAAATGCAAAGAAAATAGAAGTAGTTATCTGTAATAATGACGGAATGGCTATGGGAGCAGTAGAAGCTTTGAAAGCAAATAAAAGAGAGGAACTTCCTGTATTTGGTGTAGATGCCCTTGCTGAAGCCCTTGTTCTTATAGAAGAGGGGAAAATGGCTGGAACAGTTCTAAATGATGCACCTAACCAGGGACAAGCTACCTTTGATCTGGCTCTGAACCTTGCAAATGGGAAAGAAGCAACAGAGGGTACAGAGTGGGAAATGCAAGACAAAGCCGTACGTGTACCTTATGTAGGAGTAGACAAGGATAACTTAAAAGAATTTAAATAA
- the mglA gene encoding galactose/methyl galactoside ABC transporter ATP-binding protein MglA produces MERNLKDEKQYLLEMINISKEFPGVKALDRVTLRISPHSVHALMGENGAGKSTLMKCLFGIYSKNSGEIFLEGKPINFSSSKEALDNGVSMVHQELNQVLQTSVMDNIWLGRYPLKGMFVDEAKMYKDTKQIFEELDINIDPRTKVKSLSVSQMQMVEIAKAVSYNSKIIVMDEPTSSLTEKEVAHLFKIINKLRDRGCGIIYISHKMEEISEISDDITILRDGQWIATEKVEGMTTDHIINLMVGRSLTHRFPPKDNKPKEVILEVNNLTAKFQPSINDISFQLHKGEILGVAGLVGAKRTDIVETIFGMRQKEKGEIILHGKKVENADSHEAIKHGFALITEERRATGIYSMLNINFNSVISNLERYVTKHRLLNEKKMKDDTDWVIASMRVKTPSQKTNIGSLSGGNQQKVIIGRWLLTEPEILMMDEPTRGIDVGAKFEIYQLMIDLAKKDKGIIMISSEMPELLGVTDRILVMSNGRVAGIVNTKETTQEEILKLTAKYL; encoded by the coding sequence ATGGAGAGAAATTTAAAAGACGAGAAGCAATATCTCCTAGAAATGATAAATATATCGAAGGAGTTTCCAGGAGTTAAGGCCCTAGACAGAGTTACCTTAAGGATAAGTCCCCATAGTGTTCACGCTCTCATGGGTGAAAACGGTGCAGGAAAATCAACTCTGATGAAGTGCCTTTTTGGTATTTACAGTAAGAATTCAGGAGAGATATTTTTGGAAGGGAAGCCAATAAACTTTAGTTCTTCAAAGGAAGCACTGGATAACGGTGTGTCTATGGTCCATCAAGAATTAAATCAAGTGCTTCAGACAAGTGTTATGGATAATATATGGCTTGGAAGATATCCTCTAAAAGGGATGTTTGTTGATGAGGCCAAGATGTATAAGGATACAAAACAGATATTTGAAGAACTGGATATAAATATAGACCCAAGAACAAAAGTTAAATCTCTCTCTGTATCTCAGATGCAGATGGTAGAGATAGCAAAAGCAGTTTCCTATAATTCTAAGATAATAGTTATGGATGAGCCTACCTCGTCTCTTACAGAAAAAGAGGTGGCTCATCTGTTTAAAATAATAAACAAGCTAAGGGACAGAGGCTGTGGGATAATATACATCTCCCATAAAATGGAAGAGATATCAGAAATATCAGACGACATAACAATACTGAGAGACGGCCAGTGGATAGCCACAGAAAAGGTAGAGGGAATGACTACTGACCATATCATAAACCTTATGGTTGGACGTAGCCTTACTCACCGGTTTCCGCCTAAGGACAATAAGCCTAAAGAGGTTATTCTCGAGGTAAACAATCTAACGGCAAAATTCCAGCCATCTATAAATGATATATCATTTCAGCTTCACAAGGGAGAGATACTTGGAGTAGCTGGACTCGTTGGGGCTAAAAGGACTGATATAGTAGAGACTATCTTTGGAATGAGGCAAAAAGAAAAAGGAGAGATAATTCTGCATGGGAAAAAGGTGGAAAATGCAGATTCCCACGAGGCAATAAAGCATGGGTTTGCCTTGATAACCGAGGAGAGGCGTGCCACGGGGATATACAGTATGCTAAATATCAACTTTAACTCAGTTATCTCAAATCTAGAAAGATATGTCACCAAACATAGGCTTCTGAATGAAAAGAAGATGAAAGATGATACTGATTGGGTTATAGCAAGTATGAGAGTAAAAACTCCGAGTCAAAAGACTAACATCGGCTCTCTTTCTGGAGGAAATCAGCAAAAGGTAATAATCGGACGTTGGCTTCTCACTGAGCCGGAAATATTAATGATGGATGAACCTACAAGGGGAATAGATGTAGGAGCCAAGTTTGAAATATATCAACTAATGATAGACCTTGCCAAAAAAGATAAGGGAATAATAATGATATCTTCAGAGATGCCTGAGTTACTAGGAGTTACAGATAGAATTCTAGTTATGAGCAACGGAAGGGTGGCAGGAATAGTCAATACTAAAGAAACAACCCAAGAAGAGATCTTGAAACTTACAGCAAAGTATCTGTAG
- a CDS encoding ATP-binding protein: MDNPFNAFLSIWACDSISNVIEVSTRQIWRIVDFSTILSKIMLVGAIRTTIILFIYYLIRYLVIKFQESERDKYYHESIMFISKLKTELFFLKKSRDNIEDMVAYVHHYYEVTEDEKLKAPFLKIAKDIHEVKKDYLRVIAGMDTIFHSDTNIKYMSNKDILNIVADNALKLIKSKDKNIALSVHYDQVFLTNDFYSIISILNNLIINSIDSIESFGEIDIEMTFKGKNIEITVVDTGEGIPEDKMDVIFKSGYTTKYDAETGKMSTGLGLSHVHNIVTEYFNGVIKVESKIKKGTKMIIDIPKETLMRGGERDVNNLYSR; the protein is encoded by the coding sequence TTGGATAATCCATTTAATGCTTTCCTGAGCATATGGGCATGTGATTCTATATCAAATGTTATAGAGGTTTCAACCAGACAGATATGGAGAATCGTCGATTTTAGTACTATATTAAGTAAGATTATGCTTGTAGGAGCTATCAGAACAACAATAATACTGTTTATCTATTATCTAATAAGATATTTGGTTATCAAGTTTCAAGAAAGTGAACGAGATAAATATTATCACGAAAGTATTATGTTTATTTCAAAATTAAAAACAGAGTTGTTTTTTTTAAAAAAATCCAGAGACAATATTGAAGATATGGTGGCCTATGTACATCACTATTATGAAGTCACTGAAGATGAAAAACTAAAGGCTCCTTTTTTGAAGATTGCCAAGGATATTCATGAGGTAAAAAAAGATTACCTGAGGGTAATTGCAGGTATGGACACTATTTTTCACTCTGATACAAATATAAAATATATGAGTAATAAGGATATTTTAAACATTGTGGCTGACAACGCACTGAAATTAATTAAAAGCAAGGATAAAAATATAGCCTTGTCTGTTCATTACGATCAGGTATTTCTGACAAATGATTTTTATTCAATTATATCCATATTAAATAATTTAATCATCAATAGCATTGACTCAATCGAATCTTTTGGGGAGATAGATATTGAAATGACATTTAAGGGCAAGAATATAGAGATTACCGTTGTAGATACTGGAGAAGGAATACCAGAGGATAAAATGGATGTTATTTTTAAATCTGGGTATACCACAAAGTATGATGCCGAAACAGGTAAAATGTCCACAGGTCTAGGACTTTCTCATGTTCATAACATTGTCACAGAATATTTCAATGGGGTTATTAAAGTGGAGTCTAAAATAAAAAAAGGAACCAAAATGATTATTGATATTCCAAAAGAGACACTGATGAGGGGAGGCGAAAGAGATGTCAACAATTTATATAGTAGATGA